A stretch of Natronococcus sp. CG52 DNA encodes these proteins:
- a CDS encoding dihydrodipicolinate synthase family protein, whose product MHGTGVPIVTPFADGTIDHERLTSLVEWLEASGVDFIVPCGSTGEAPSLTIDERVAVVETVAEATDLPVLVGTGQEGLEPTLETTERAAEAGADAALVITPSYYGADDADLAAYYRDVADASRIPIYLYSVPKFTDHALSPRTAGSLASHENIAGIKDSSGSLGSIQRIVRHSADESFSVLVGSGSTYAAGLAAGADGGVLAVANVVPGRASDVFRLHQEGRAAEARDRNAAFVELDHAVTARFGVPGVKAALALRDQPAGRLRSPLRPLEADEEAELESILERTLDA is encoded by the coding sequence ATGCACGGAACTGGCGTTCCCATCGTCACCCCCTTCGCCGACGGGACGATCGATCACGAGCGACTGACGTCGCTCGTCGAGTGGCTCGAGGCGTCCGGCGTCGACTTCATCGTCCCCTGCGGGTCGACCGGCGAGGCGCCGTCGCTGACGATCGACGAGCGCGTTGCGGTCGTCGAGACCGTCGCCGAGGCGACCGACCTCCCGGTGCTCGTGGGCACCGGCCAGGAGGGGCTCGAGCCGACGCTCGAGACCACCGAACGCGCCGCCGAGGCGGGCGCCGACGCGGCGCTCGTGATCACGCCGTCCTACTACGGTGCCGACGACGCGGACCTCGCCGCCTACTACCGGGACGTCGCCGACGCGTCGCGGATTCCGATCTACCTCTACAGCGTGCCCAAGTTCACGGACCACGCGCTCTCGCCGCGAACCGCGGGCTCGCTCGCGAGCCACGAGAATATCGCCGGCATCAAGGACTCGAGCGGCAGCCTCGGCTCGATCCAGCGGATCGTTCGCCACAGTGCCGACGAGTCGTTCTCGGTGCTGGTCGGCAGCGGGAGCACCTACGCGGCCGGGCTCGCGGCCGGCGCCGACGGCGGCGTGCTCGCGGTCGCGAACGTGGTTCCCGGGCGGGCGAGCGACGTCTTCCGACTCCACCAAGAAGGCCGGGCCGCCGAGGCACGCGACCGCAACGCCGCGTTCGTCGAACTCGACCACGCGGTCACCGCGCGGTTCGGCGTGCCGGGCGTCAAGGCTGCCCTCGCCCTCCGCGATCAGCCCGCCGGTCGGCTCCGCTCGCCGCTCCGGCCGCTCGAGGCCGACGAGGAAGCCGAACTCGAGTCGATCCTCGAACGGACGCTCGACGCGTAA
- a CDS encoding GNAT family N-acetyltransferase: protein MEIRRLDVEGTADARAIARINALAWREAYADLLPEEVIARFEADPSDEQRREYADRLRDDRDGIFLAEIDGAARGYSYVRWSEETKDFVGENEAGLKEIYVEPEYWGQGIGTALLERGLERVPDDIERVRLEMLEGNETGHRFYAARGFARTGSSEFEIAGEAYPTAIYTLEL, encoded by the coding sequence ATGGAGATCCGGCGATTGGACGTCGAGGGAACGGCCGACGCACGCGCGATCGCTCGCATCAACGCGCTGGCCTGGCGCGAGGCCTACGCCGACCTGCTTCCAGAGGAAGTGATCGCGCGGTTCGAGGCCGATCCGTCCGACGAACAGCGACGCGAGTACGCCGACCGACTGCGCGACGATCGGGACGGAATCTTCCTCGCGGAGATTGACGGCGCCGCTCGAGGCTACAGCTACGTCCGGTGGAGCGAGGAGACGAAGGACTTCGTCGGCGAGAACGAGGCCGGACTCAAAGAGATCTACGTCGAACCAGAGTACTGGGGCCAGGGGATCGGCACGGCGCTGCTCGAGCGCGGCCTCGAGCGAGTTCCGGACGATATCGAACGGGTGCGACTCGAGATGCTCGAAGGGAACGAGACCGGCCACCGCTTCTACGCGGCTCGCGGCTTCGCCCGCACCGGGAGTTCGGAGTTCGAGATAGCCGGCGAGGCGTACCCGACGGCTATCTACACGCTCGAACTGTAA
- a CDS encoding SDR family oxidoreductase, whose translation MNVLVAGAHGQVGQHVTELLAESEHDVHGMVRDEEQLEDIESLGAEPVLGDLTEDVTHAVEGRDAIVFAAGSGGDDVWGVDRDGAINIIDAAEAEGVDRFVMLSSINADQPENSPEALREYLRAKGEADEYLRESDLTYTVVRPGPLTNEDGTGEIRTGADLDRDDVEIPREDVAQALVAALTVASTHGTTFELAAGDESIDRALRDPL comes from the coding sequence GTGAACGTACTCGTAGCGGGCGCCCACGGCCAGGTCGGACAGCACGTGACGGAACTGCTCGCGGAGAGCGAGCACGACGTACACGGGATGGTCCGCGACGAGGAACAACTGGAGGATATCGAATCCCTCGGCGCCGAACCGGTCCTCGGCGATCTGACCGAGGACGTCACGCACGCCGTCGAAGGGCGCGACGCGATCGTCTTCGCCGCCGGATCCGGCGGCGACGACGTGTGGGGCGTCGATCGCGACGGGGCGATCAACATCATCGACGCCGCGGAAGCCGAGGGCGTCGACCGCTTCGTGATGTTGAGTTCGATCAACGCGGATCAGCCGGAGAACAGCCCCGAAGCGCTCCGGGAGTACCTCCGGGCGAAGGGCGAGGCCGACGAGTACCTCCGCGAGAGCGACCTAACGTACACCGTCGTCCGCCCCGGGCCGCTGACGAACGAGGACGGGACCGGAGAGATCCGGACCGGCGCGGACCTCGACCGCGACGACGTCGAAATCCCGCGCGAGGACGTCGCTCAGGCGCTCGTCGCGGCGCTCACGGTGGCGAGCACCCACGGGACGACGTTCGAACTCGCGGCCGGCGACGAATCGATCGACCGAGCGCTTCGCGATCCGCTGTAG
- a CDS encoding UPF0058 family protein, translating into MKKQSLVHVHGLLTQIRSELQNCGEVPGDAYRGYEERNVSPMSIHRGKDAHREAIDLLGDGILRTIDHQRDGNEPEKTDLSLPSGVDDWKFPDR; encoded by the coding sequence ATGAAAAAACAGAGCCTCGTCCACGTGCACGGACTCCTCACCCAGATCCGCAGCGAACTCCAGAACTGTGGGGAAGTTCCCGGGGATGCGTACAGAGGGTACGAGGAGCGGAACGTCTCCCCGATGTCGATCCACCGCGGAAAGGACGCTCATCGAGAAGCGATCGACCTGCTGGGAGATGGAATTCTTCGAACGATAGACCACCAACGCGACGGGAACGAACCCGAGAAAACGGACCTGTCCCTCCCTTCCGGGGTGGACGACTGGAAATTCCCCGACCGGTGA
- a CDS encoding AIR synthase family protein produces MSDLGKIDRQFFERRIAPNLGADREDVALGPSHGVDFGVLDVGGQALVTATDPLSILPEIGLERAARFALDLVLADVAVSGIPPSHLSICFTLPETMSDDEFATVWETIHAGCADLGVAVATGHTARYSGQTHPWVGAATAMAVGEHDDVVRPDGAREGDRLLLTTGPAVESVGLLSTLFPDQLALPDATIADARERLEEVHCVRDALTAAAAGPVTAMHDVTEGGLAGALNEMAAGADARFAVDRAAVPMRPGVAEVCSHLEIDPWAATSCGSLVIAVDPSGVDAVREALEARETVAAEIGRVEASEDDRGTVVVDGERLEHPRVDPSWDAYAKLADE; encoded by the coding sequence GTGAGCGACCTCGGCAAGATCGATCGACAGTTCTTCGAGCGCCGCATCGCGCCGAACCTCGGCGCCGATCGGGAGGACGTCGCCCTTGGCCCCAGTCACGGCGTCGACTTCGGCGTCCTCGACGTCGGCGGACAGGCGCTGGTCACCGCGACCGACCCGCTCTCGATCCTCCCCGAGATCGGCCTCGAGCGCGCCGCCCGATTCGCGCTCGACCTCGTCCTCGCGGACGTCGCCGTCAGCGGCATTCCGCCGTCACACCTCTCGATCTGTTTTACCCTGCCCGAGACGATGAGCGACGACGAGTTCGCGACCGTCTGGGAGACGATCCACGCGGGGTGTGCCGATCTCGGCGTCGCCGTCGCGACGGGCCACACGGCCCGGTATTCCGGACAGACCCATCCGTGGGTCGGCGCCGCGACAGCGATGGCCGTCGGCGAGCACGACGACGTCGTCCGCCCGGACGGCGCGCGCGAGGGTGATCGGCTCCTCCTGACGACCGGCCCCGCCGTCGAGTCGGTCGGTCTCCTGAGCACGCTCTTTCCCGACCAGCTGGCGCTCCCGGATGCGACGATCGCAGACGCCCGGGAGCGACTCGAGGAAGTCCACTGCGTCCGCGACGCCCTCACGGCCGCCGCCGCGGGACCCGTGACGGCAATGCACGACGTAACGGAGGGCGGACTTGCCGGCGCGCTCAACGAGATGGCTGCCGGCGCGGACGCCCGGTTCGCCGTCGACCGTGCGGCCGTTCCGATGCGCCCCGGCGTCGCCGAGGTCTGTTCCCACCTCGAGATCGATCCCTGGGCGGCGACCAGCTGCGGTTCGCTCGTGATCGCGGTCGATCCGTCGGGAGTCGACGCGGTCCGCGAGGCGCTCGAGGCGCGCGAAACCGTCGCGGCCGAGATCGGCCGCGTCGAGGCGAGCGAGGACGATCGCGGGACGGTAGTCGTGGACGGTGAGCGACTCGAGCACCCGCGAGTCGACCCCTCGTGGGACGCCTACGCGAAACTGGCCGACGAGTAG
- a CDS encoding hemolysin family protein translates to MHTVDAILGLADSPIILQALSRETITILGVVAIGALIGLSAFFSSSEIAIFSLVDHRIGTLVEDGVSGAGTLAELKANPRRLLVTILVGNNIANIAMSSIATGLLGMYFDAGEAVLIATFGVTSIVLLFGESAPKSYAVENSESWALRIAGPLRLSQYLLYPLVAVFDVLTRSVNKIVGSEGDFESAYVTRSEIGDVIQAGQRDGALEEEEHRMLQRILRFRNRTAKETMVPRLDVVAVAADEDLSTAIETCIDSGFRRLPVYEGTLDEIVGVVDAIDLLAARERDPDASLRSLAAEPYVVPETKDVDEILEELREERRNIAIVVDEFGTTAGVLTIENIVEEIIGEVLREMERVPIRWIDDGTALVRGEVNVHEVNEALETALPETGEFESIAGFIFDRAGRIVEEGESVTYDDVRLVVETAENNRILEVRIETLAEEPVS, encoded by the coding sequence ATGCACACGGTGGACGCGATTCTGGGACTTGCTGACTCGCCGATTATCCTCCAGGCGCTATCGCGGGAAACGATCACCATCCTCGGCGTGGTCGCGATCGGCGCGCTGATCGGACTTTCGGCGTTCTTTTCGTCCTCGGAGATCGCCATCTTCTCGCTCGTCGACCACCGAATCGGCACGCTGGTCGAGGACGGCGTCTCCGGCGCCGGAACCCTCGCGGAGCTGAAAGCGAACCCGCGGCGGTTGCTGGTCACGATCCTCGTCGGAAACAACATCGCGAACATCGCCATGTCGAGCATCGCGACCGGACTGCTCGGAATGTACTTCGACGCCGGCGAAGCCGTGCTCATCGCGACCTTCGGCGTCACCTCGATCGTGTTGCTGTTCGGAGAGAGCGCACCCAAGTCGTACGCCGTCGAGAACAGCGAGTCGTGGGCGCTGCGGATCGCGGGCCCGCTCCGACTCTCGCAGTACCTGCTCTATCCGCTCGTCGCCGTGTTCGACGTGCTCACCCGGAGCGTCAACAAGATCGTGGGAAGCGAAGGGGACTTCGAGAGCGCGTACGTCACCCGCTCGGAAATCGGCGACGTGATCCAGGCGGGCCAGCGAGACGGCGCCTTAGAGGAGGAAGAACACCGGATGCTCCAGCGCATCCTCCGGTTCCGGAACCGGACCGCCAAGGAAACGATGGTGCCCCGGCTGGACGTAGTCGCGGTGGCCGCGGACGAGGACCTGTCGACGGCGATCGAAACGTGTATCGACAGCGGGTTCCGGCGACTGCCGGTCTACGAGGGGACGCTCGACGAGATCGTCGGCGTCGTCGACGCGATCGACCTGCTGGCGGCCCGGGAACGCGATCCGGACGCGTCGCTTCGGTCCCTCGCAGCCGAACCGTACGTCGTCCCCGAGACGAAAGACGTCGACGAGATACTGGAAGAGCTTCGAGAGGAGCGCCGAAATATCGCCATCGTCGTCGACGAGTTCGGCACGACGGCCGGCGTCCTGACGATCGAGAACATCGTCGAGGAGATCATCGGCGAGGTGCTCAGGGAGATGGAACGCGTTCCGATCCGATGGATCGACGACGGGACGGCCCTCGTCCGCGGCGAAGTGAACGTCCACGAGGTAAACGAAGCGCTCGAGACCGCCCTGCCCGAAACGGGCGAGTTCGAGTCCATCGCGGGGTTCATCTTCGACAGGGCCGGGCGCATCGTCGAGGAGGGCGAATCGGTCACCTACGACGACGTGCGACTCGTCGTCGAAACCGCGGAGAACAACCGCATCCTCGAGGTCCGCATCGAGACGCTCGCGGAGGAACCGGTGTCGTAA
- the thiD gene encoding bifunctional hydroxymethylpyrimidine kinase/phosphomethylpyrimidine kinase, whose product MRTPAPDARPVALTIAGSDSGGGAGIQADLATMTAHGVFGTSAITAVTAQHTRGVESSFVLPIAEVEAQIEAVTGDFAVGAAKTGMLATTDVVRLVADRAPAFEFPLVVDPVMVASSGDRLLEPEAERAYEDLLGEATLATPNADEAEVLAGIEVTDPESARTAAETVLETGVDAVLLKGGHVPGETVRDVLVTRDDVRTFEHPRIGTDATHGSGCTLASAITARLAKGEPLETAVEAATDFLARAVRYYYDVGEGHGAVNHAVELRSAAAREPTAEAVQAVVDRLVAADVSGLVPEVGMNVVGATPYAESIAETAAVEGRITRVLDGVQPNRGVRFGASSHLAGFLVSTREYAPDLRFAVNCRFDEEVERALERLEWPVAEDDRSTCPADAFGVRETTPVAVIDRGDVGREAMTRLVAEEPETLADRLLALDAEVAE is encoded by the coding sequence ATGAGAACGCCAGCACCCGACGCGCGTCCCGTCGCCCTCACGATCGCGGGCAGCGACTCCGGCGGCGGAGCCGGTATCCAGGCGGATCTCGCAACGATGACCGCTCACGGCGTCTTCGGGACGTCGGCGATCACCGCCGTCACCGCCCAGCACACCCGCGGCGTCGAGTCCTCGTTCGTACTGCCGATAGCGGAGGTCGAGGCCCAGATCGAGGCCGTCACCGGCGATTTCGCGGTCGGCGCGGCGAAGACCGGCATGCTCGCGACGACCGACGTCGTCCGGCTAGTCGCCGACCGGGCACCGGCGTTCGAGTTCCCGCTGGTCGTCGACCCCGTTATGGTCGCGTCCTCCGGCGACCGGCTGCTCGAGCCCGAGGCCGAACGCGCCTACGAAGACCTGCTCGGGGAGGCGACGCTCGCGACGCCGAACGCCGACGAGGCCGAGGTACTGGCGGGTATCGAGGTCACGGATCCGGAGAGCGCACGGACGGCGGCCGAGACGGTCCTCGAGACGGGCGTCGACGCGGTGCTCCTCAAGGGCGGTCACGTCCCCGGCGAGACGGTCCGGGACGTACTCGTCACCAGGGACGACGTCAGGACGTTCGAACATCCGCGAATCGGAACCGACGCGACCCACGGCTCCGGCTGCACGCTGGCCTCGGCGATCACGGCCCGCCTGGCGAAGGGAGAGCCGCTCGAGACCGCAGTGGAAGCTGCGACCGACTTCCTCGCCCGCGCCGTTCGCTACTACTACGACGTCGGGGAGGGCCACGGCGCGGTCAACCACGCCGTCGAACTCCGGAGCGCGGCCGCCCGCGAGCCGACCGCCGAGGCGGTCCAGGCGGTCGTCGACCGGCTCGTTGCGGCGGACGTGTCGGGGCTCGTCCCCGAGGTCGGGATGAACGTCGTCGGCGCGACCCCCTACGCCGAATCGATCGCCGAGACGGCCGCCGTCGAGGGGCGGATCACGCGCGTGCTGGACGGCGTCCAGCCCAATCGCGGCGTCCGGTTCGGCGCCTCGAGCCACCTCGCCGGCTTCCTCGTCTCGACTCGGGAGTACGCCCCCGACCTGCGCTTCGCCGTCAACTGCCGCTTCGACGAAGAGGTCGAGCGCGCCCTCGAGCGTCTCGAGTGGCCGGTCGCCGAGGACGATCGATCGACCTGCCCGGCGGACGCGTTCGGCGTCCGAGAGACGACACCCGTCGCGGTGATCGACCGCGGCGACGTCGGGAGGGAAGCGATGACTCGGCTCGTCGCCGAGGAGCCGGAGACGCTGGCCGACCGCCTCCTGGCGCTCGATGCGGAGGTGGCCGAGTGA
- a CDS encoding TIGR03560 family F420-dependent LLM class oxidoreductase — MNALDADVGVILPQYGTDLETIRRVATDAESLGYDAVWLEDHLQSWIGDPRRETAECWTTLAAVAEATERIRLGSLVTSQSYRHPSLLAKMAATVDRVSDGRLELGLGAGWYADEYDRFGYEFRKPPAERIRRLRETVEILQGLWTNETFSYEGDALDVTLEDAFCEPQPVQDPHPPIWIGGGGEKFTLRYAAELADGWNYGTLEPEGFAEKLAVLREHCESEERYEAIDRSAELFVFVDETDEAAERKRSQFAENYLPDEPSEPREFFLSAYVETAPTGSPETIRERLEEYEDVGIETFMLAVPSAVDDDSLALLRDALLE, encoded by the coding sequence GTGAACGCCCTCGACGCCGACGTCGGCGTGATACTGCCCCAGTACGGAACCGATCTCGAGACGATTCGACGCGTCGCGACCGACGCCGAGTCGCTCGGCTACGACGCCGTCTGGCTCGAGGATCACCTCCAGTCCTGGATCGGCGACCCGCGCCGGGAGACCGCCGAGTGCTGGACGACCCTCGCCGCGGTCGCCGAGGCGACCGAACGGATCCGCCTCGGCTCGCTCGTCACCAGCCAGTCCTATCGCCACCCGTCGCTGCTGGCGAAGATGGCGGCGACGGTCGATCGCGTCAGCGACGGCCGACTCGAACTCGGCCTCGGCGCGGGCTGGTACGCGGACGAGTACGATCGCTTCGGCTACGAGTTCCGGAAACCGCCCGCCGAGCGAATTCGACGGCTTCGCGAGACGGTCGAGATCCTGCAGGGGTTGTGGACGAACGAGACCTTCAGCTACGAGGGCGACGCGCTCGACGTCACGCTCGAGGACGCGTTCTGCGAACCGCAGCCGGTACAGGACCCACACCCGCCGATCTGGATCGGCGGCGGCGGGGAGAAGTTTACGCTGCGGTACGCCGCCGAACTGGCCGACGGCTGGAACTACGGCACCCTCGAGCCCGAGGGGTTCGCCGAAAAGCTCGCGGTCCTGCGCGAGCACTGCGAGAGCGAGGAGCGCTACGAGGCGATCGACAGATCCGCCGAGCTGTTCGTCTTCGTCGACGAGACGGACGAGGCCGCCGAGCGCAAACGCTCGCAGTTCGCGGAGAACTACCTGCCCGACGAGCCGTCCGAACCGCGGGAGTTCTTCCTCTCGGCGTACGTCGAGACGGCCCCGACGGGATCGCCGGAGACGATCCGCGAGCGCCTCGAGGAGTACGAGGACGTCGGCATCGAGACGTTCATGCTCGCGGTTCCGAGCGCGGTCGACGACGACAGTCTCGCGCTGCTACGCGACGCGCTGCTCGAGTAG
- a CDS encoding HalOD1 output domain-containing protein, producing MSEIVPMENGAEFDRPSLEVISTVADREDCQPSELRPPLYSVIDPETLDRLWGSSSAARHEVGGSVSFAYCGYDVTVASDGTVSVEARSTE from the coding sequence ATGTCTGAGATAGTACCGATGGAGAACGGCGCCGAATTCGACCGACCGAGTCTCGAGGTGATCTCGACGGTTGCCGACCGCGAGGACTGTCAGCCGTCGGAGCTCCGGCCGCCGCTCTACAGCGTCATCGATCCCGAAACGCTGGATCGGCTCTGGGGATCGTCGAGCGCTGCTCGGCACGAAGTCGGCGGCAGCGTGAGTTTCGCCTACTGCGGATACGACGTGACGGTCGCGAGCGACGGCACGGTCTCCGTCGAAGCCCGTTCGACGGAATAG